In Streptococcus porcinus, the genomic window TAGTCAGCAACTTCCTCTGTGGCTTTTTCGATATCCTTACTAGCAGCATTTTCTGAAAAGTCGCTCGTCACAAAAGCTTCAAAAGAAGCATCTGCTTGGTTATGATTTATTTCAACTGCATCTTCGTTTTCTTCCACCAATGAAGTCTCTTTAGCGACAAAAGCGTCTTTAGAGTCTTCCATTTGTTGATCTATCCTAACACTTTGAGCTTGATTTGCCAAATCACTGTCAGCCACTGAGGCTTCTAAAGGAACTGTTTTGTCATCTCCAGTTGGGCTACTTGTCTCTTCTCTAGTCAATTGGTCTGGATTAACAACTGGTGCATTTTGACGGTTAATTTCATCGGGCACCCCACGAACAGCCTTTTTATCAGCTTTATAAACGGTTTTATCGCTAATTCCTTCAACATCAACCTGCGCAAGCTTTTTGCCAATCCCTAAAAATCCCTTTTTCTCCTTAGAGATGACTCGGATATGTGCCTTTAGGCGTGGAATTTGCAAGTCTTTTAAGCCTGCCTCAATTGCTTCTTCAACTGTTTTACCTGTATATAAGGCCATAAAAAAATACTCCCTATTATTTTCTTTGTTTTAATGCTTTTTTACGAGCTCGTCTCTCTCTAAGACGACGTTCTTTCGCTTCTGCTGCTTGACGGTCTCTTTCAGCGATGATTTTAAATGGATTATTCAACAAGAGTAACTGAAAAACTTGAAAAGCATTTGAAATTACCCAATAAAGAACAACTCCACTAGCCAACTTAAATCCCATAAAAAAAATCATCACGGGCATCATATAGGTCATTACTGTCATAACCATATTTTTTTCTTTAGCCGCAAGATTGGTTAGCCAGCTTGATAAAAAGGTGAAAAGTGCTGCTAGGATCGGTAAGATATAGAGATGATCGTGTTGCGCGAGCTCTGCCCATAAAAAAGTGCCTGTTTTAAGAAAAGGAACTCTTGTTAATGCTTGGAAGAGGGCAATCATGA contains:
- a CDS encoding YidC/Oxa1 family membrane protein insertase, which produces MKKKIKIAGLLPLAILLVACGRNDISAHSTSGWDQLVYFFAKSVQWLSFNRSIGVGIILFTILIRLLLMPLFNIQIKSSQKMQDLQPELKKIQAKYPGKDSESRMALADETQALYKNNGVNPYASLFPLVIQMPIMIALFQALTRVPFLKTGTFLWAELAQHDHLYILPILAALFTFLSSWLTNLAAKEKNMVMTVMTYMMPVMIFFMGFKLASGVVLYWVISNAFQVFQLLLLNNPFKIIAERDRQAAEAKERRLRERRARKKALKQRK
- the jag gene encoding RNA-binding cell elongation regulator Jag/EloR, whose amino-acid sequence is MALYTGKTVEEAIEAGLKDLQIPRLKAHIRVISKEKKGFLGIGKKLAQVDVEGISDKTVYKADKKAVRGVPDEINRQNAPVVNPDQLTREETSSPTGDDKTVPLEASVADSDLANQAQSVRIDQQMEDSKDAFVAKETSLVEENEDAVEINHNQADASFEAFVTSDFSENAASKDIEKATEEVADYVTKIIYEMDIEATIEKSYTRRQINLKIDTQEAGRVIGYHGKVLKSLQLLAQNFLHDRYSRNFSVALNVHDYVEHRTETLIDFTQKVASRVLESRENYTMDPMSNSERKIVHKTIANIEGVESFSEGNDPNRYVVVSIEN